The genomic stretch GAGATGAACGGCCGCCCGCTGACCGTCAACGAAGCCCGCGAACGGACTCCGCGTCCGGGTGGCGGCGGCGGTGGCGGCGGTCGTCCGGGTGGCGGCGGCCGTGGCTACGGCGGTGGTGGCGGCGGCTACGGTGGCGGCGGTGGTGGCGGCTACCGCGGTGGCGGTGGCGGCGGCTACCGCGGTGGCGACCGCTACTGAAAACCCTCGGTGAGTTCGCTTCGTCGCCGGCACGCATGGCGTGACGGGTGCCGAGGCGGATGACTGGTA from Planctomycetota bacterium encodes the following:
- a CDS encoding RNA-binding protein, whose translation is MARKIYVGNLPWSTTSAELEAIFSPHGAVRSAEVISDRETGRSRGFGFVEMETDEGLQAAISALNGHEMNGRPLTVNEARERTPRPGGGGGGGGRPGGGGRGYGGGGGGYGGGGGGGYRGGGGGGYRGGDRY